In Spirosoma aureum, a single genomic region encodes these proteins:
- a CDS encoding polysaccharide deacetylase family protein, with protein MISRNLFPFLAAICLSTFIASGLTGCQSKGSDTAETADTTAATDAPKADKPDEAKAETTPTVDPASIPADKIADAATILARPQVPILCYHQIRDWRPSDSQTSKDYIIPVAAFREQMQMLADSGYHTILPDQLYAYMTTGAPLPKKPVMLTFDDGDLDQYTVAAPELEKHGFKGTFFIMTVAIGRHGKQPYMDKTQIKDLSDRGHTIGAHTWDHHNVKKYQGDDWKIQIEEPNAKLESIVGKPIKYFAYPFGLWNKAALPELQKRGYLAAFTLADKRDDQMPLYTVRRIIAGGQWKTKTMYRNMIQSFDDK; from the coding sequence ATGATTTCGCGTAACTTATTTCCTTTCCTGGCAGCAATCTGTCTGTCTACGTTTATAGCCAGTGGCTTAACCGGATGTCAATCCAAAGGGTCTGATACGGCCGAAACAGCAGACACAACGGCTGCGACTGATGCGCCCAAAGCCGATAAACCAGATGAGGCTAAAGCTGAAACAACACCCACGGTTGATCCGGCAAGCATTCCGGCCGATAAAATCGCCGATGCGGCAACCATTCTGGCGCGTCCTCAGGTACCGATCCTCTGTTATCACCAAATTCGCGACTGGCGGCCCAGTGACTCGCAAACGTCGAAAGATTACATCATACCCGTAGCGGCTTTCCGCGAGCAGATGCAAATGCTGGCTGACAGTGGCTACCATACTATATTGCCCGACCAGCTTTATGCGTATATGACCACAGGGGCACCGTTACCTAAAAAGCCGGTGATGCTCACCTTCGACGATGGCGACCTTGATCAATATACCGTTGCGGCTCCCGAACTCGAAAAACATGGCTTTAAGGGTACGTTTTTTATCATGACGGTTGCTATTGGCCGACATGGTAAGCAGCCCTATATGGACAAGACCCAGATCAAAGACCTGTCGGATCGCGGCCATACAATCGGTGCGCATACATGGGATCACCACAACGTGAAGAAATACCAGGGCGATGACTGGAAAATTCAGATTGAAGAGCCTAATGCCAAGCTGGAAAGTATTGTCGGTAAGCCGATCAAATACTTTGCGTATCCATTTGGCCTTTGGAATAAAGCAGCCCTTCCTGAGCTGCAAAAGCGCGGTTATCTGGCGGCATTTACGCTGGCTGACAAGCGCGATGATCAGATGCCGTTGTATACAGTACGGCGCATTATTGCGGGCGGACAGTGGAAAACGAAAACCATGTATCGGAACATGATCCAGAGTTTTGATGATAAATAA
- a CDS encoding polysaccharide deacetylase family protein — MTRKILLSCLLLASLYPADAQVNPPRLIIRGDDMGYSHAGNEAILKCYKDGIEKSIEVLVPSPWFPEAVEMLKQIPDADIGIHLTLTSEWDNIKWRPLSDCPSLRDADGYFYPMVRPNKNYPKRSVVENDWKLAEVEKEFRAQIELAFKKIPKISHFSGHMGCTSLNDEVKALVKKLAQEYHVPHYDMSLAESGVTYTGYIGEHATSEEKLQSFTKMLESLEPGKTYLFVDHPGLDTPEVRAIHHIGYENVASDRQGVTDIWTNPRVKELIKAKGIQLIGYNNLTK; from the coding sequence ATGACTAGAAAAATTCTGCTTTCATGCCTGCTTCTGGCCAGTCTATATCCGGCTGATGCTCAGGTAAATCCTCCCCGTCTGATCATTCGTGGTGATGACATGGGTTATTCGCACGCGGGCAATGAAGCAATTCTTAAATGCTATAAAGACGGGATCGAAAAATCGATCGAAGTACTTGTTCCTTCACCGTGGTTTCCGGAAGCCGTTGAGATGCTGAAACAGATTCCGGATGCGGACATTGGCATTCATTTAACGCTAACCAGCGAGTGGGATAATATCAAGTGGCGACCGCTGTCCGACTGCCCCAGTCTTCGCGATGCCGATGGCTATTTTTACCCCATGGTTCGCCCAAACAAAAATTATCCGAAGCGTTCGGTGGTAGAAAATGACTGGAAACTGGCCGAAGTAGAAAAAGAATTTCGGGCTCAAATAGAGCTTGCGTTCAAGAAAATTCCCAAAATAAGCCACTTTTCCGGCCACATGGGCTGTACCAGTCTGAATGATGAGGTGAAAGCCCTTGTTAAGAAATTGGCGCAGGAGTATCATGTTCCTCACTACGATATGAGTCTGGCCGAATCGGGAGTTACCTATACGGGTTACATAGGAGAACATGCGACTTCTGAAGAAAAGCTACAAAGTTTTACGAAGATGCTGGAAAGCCTGGAACCTGGGAAAACCTATCTGTTCGTCGATCATCCTGGGCTTGATACGCCCGAAGTGCGGGCCATTCATCACATTGGTTATGAGAACGTTGCTAGTGACCGTCAGGGCGTAACGGATATCTGGACCAACCCACGCGTGAAAGAACTCATCAAAGCCAAAGGTATTCAGCTAATTGGCTACAATAATCTGACTAAATAA
- a CDS encoding ThuA domain-containing protein, with protein MLRKFLKILLGLVLFMVLLVGGFVVFGMYVTRQLPWQKPVFDTVRPADPGQVGDNGVLIFSKTNGFRHESIEPGIEALKKAGKEKGWDVRTTENGAFFNDDYLRRFKVVVFLSTTGDILIPDQEKAFESFVENGGGYVGIHAASDTEYSWDWYDHLLGTHFRDHPLYPEHTPEAELITDIRTHPTTKHLPAKWRKADEWYNFKQSVRGKDSIQVLLTLNEASYKATWPKAMGGDHPISWTNVVGKGRIFYTGMGHTNETFTDPNAMPHIVAGIEWAGRFE; from the coding sequence ATGCTGCGTAAATTTCTGAAAATCCTGCTGGGCCTGGTCTTGTTTATGGTTCTTCTAGTAGGTGGATTCGTTGTGTTTGGCATGTATGTTACCCGTCAGCTTCCCTGGCAAAAGCCCGTGTTCGACACCGTTCGGCCAGCCGATCCCGGCCAAGTTGGCGATAATGGCGTTTTGATCTTCTCGAAAACCAACGGTTTCCGCCACGAATCGATTGAGCCGGGTATCGAAGCACTCAAAAAAGCGGGAAAAGAAAAAGGCTGGGACGTTAGAACCACAGAGAATGGTGCGTTTTTCAATGATGATTACCTACGCCGATTCAAAGTGGTCGTATTTCTCTCCACGACAGGCGACATTCTGATTCCGGATCAGGAAAAAGCCTTCGAATCCTTTGTCGAAAATGGGGGTGGCTACGTAGGCATTCATGCAGCTTCCGACACCGAGTATAGCTGGGATTGGTATGATCACCTGCTGGGTACGCACTTCCGCGATCACCCTCTATATCCCGAACATACGCCTGAAGCTGAACTAATTACCGATATTCGTACACATCCAACTACGAAACATCTACCCGCTAAATGGCGGAAAGCTGATGAATGGTATAACTTCAAACAAAGCGTTCGGGGAAAAGACAGCATTCAGGTATTACTGACATTGAACGAAGCCTCTTATAAAGCAACCTGGCCTAAGGCGATGGGTGGTGATCACCCGATTTCATGGACCAATGTGGTTGGAAAAGGGCGTATTTTTTACACAGGCATGGGGCATACCAACGAAACCTTCACAGATCCAAACGCAATGCCGCATATAGTAGCCGGGATCGAATGGGCTGGACGGTTTGAGTAA
- a CDS encoding sugar phosphate isomerase/epimerase family protein translates to MTQSRREFLNQLGLAAAGMSLSTAFPSSTVANTTAKKFSFDISLAEFSFAGELMSGKMTNMDFPARAKNDFGINVLEYVSMFFNNKHTDQAYLKELKQRCDDLGLKNNLIMVDGANIADLDATKRQQAVEAHYPWVDAARYLGCSSIRVNFGDTSKAISGAADDPASEAAKTAADGYHKLLEYAAKSSMNVIVENHFGNSTDIDWLVGILKQVNMPNAGLLPDFGNFCRQRSKPESNDIKGIMGTKCIQEYDRYEGVKKMMPYAKGISAKTHKFDANGNETETDFRRMFKIIKDAGFKGYVGIEYEGGIMSMYNPTGGYLPSTEGIKATKTLLERVRTELA, encoded by the coding sequence ATGACACAATCTCGTCGCGAATTTCTGAATCAGCTGGGTCTGGCAGCCGCAGGTATGAGCCTGTCAACCGCTTTTCCATCGTCAACAGTGGCCAATACGACCGCTAAAAAATTCAGTTTCGATATTTCACTGGCGGAGTTTTCGTTTGCCGGTGAACTGATGTCGGGCAAGATGACAAACATGGATTTTCCGGCCAGGGCCAAAAACGATTTTGGCATCAATGTGCTCGAATATGTTTCCATGTTTTTCAATAATAAGCATACCGATCAGGCTTACCTGAAAGAACTTAAACAACGATGCGATGATCTCGGTCTGAAAAATAACCTCATTATGGTTGATGGGGCTAATATTGCCGATCTGGACGCGACCAAACGCCAGCAAGCTGTGGAGGCACACTATCCTTGGGTCGATGCGGCCAGGTACCTGGGTTGTAGTTCGATTCGGGTCAATTTCGGCGATACGTCAAAAGCCATTTCGGGTGCTGCCGATGATCCGGCCTCTGAAGCCGCCAAAACCGCAGCCGATGGCTATCATAAATTACTGGAATATGCCGCCAAGTCAAGCATGAACGTCATTGTTGAAAATCACTTCGGCAATTCAACCGACATCGACTGGCTGGTGGGCATTCTTAAGCAGGTAAACATGCCCAATGCTGGCTTACTACCCGATTTCGGCAACTTCTGCAGGCAGCGTAGCAAACCCGAATCCAACGACATCAAAGGCATTATGGGCACAAAATGCATTCAGGAATATGATCGCTATGAAGGCGTCAAAAAAATGATGCCTTACGCCAAAGGTATCAGCGCAAAAACACACAAGTTCGATGCGAATGGCAACGAAACCGAAACCGATTTCCGGCGCATGTTCAAGATCATCAAAGATGCCGGTTTCAAGGGTTATGTAGGCATTGAATACGAAGGCGGCATCATGAGTATGTACAATCCAACGGGTGGCTATCTGCCCAGTACCGAAGGAATCAAAGCAACCAAAACGCTGCTCGAACGGGTTCGAACAGAACTTGCTTAA
- a CDS encoding PQQ-dependent sugar dehydrogenase codes for MKRNFFSLQSYRTVAVLCIGAIGLWAYSARPVVDPGGLPDENRFTKVVLAEKLNEPLEMAILPDERVLFIERHGDVRLYSPTTKQLRTIATIPVSTKYKDKEGHESEAEDGLLGINIDPNFEKNHWIYLYYSPAGSESKNSLTRYELRGDELILSSKKVLLDVPVQRESCCHTGGSIDWDRNGNLYLSTGDNTSPRATLYAPIDERPDRGPWDAQKSSSNTNDLRGKILRIHPEADGTYTIPEGNLFPKGTSQTRPEIYTMGHRNPYRISVDKRTGYVYWGDVGPDAGTDSVGVGPTAEDEYNQAKKPGNFGWPYFVGDNKAYNDVDFVTNKSGALFDPAHPFNDSPNNTGMRDLPPAQPALISYPATDSKKFPIMGSGGRSAMAGPVYYKDDFKNAKRPFPDYYNGKVFLFEWMRDMILAVSFNEKGGMDKIERFLPNMPFSHPIDMAFGPNGDLYVLEYGTGWFLKNDDSRLVKIEFNAGNRKPNVQVAANLKAGSVPLKVNLSAEGTKDFDGDALTYQWKIVSRAGGQPTVLNEPNPTFTFQKPGQYKAILTVTDAHGLKDSREIDIMAGNQPPQVALNLVKGNKSFYFPGQPIAYQVNVTDKEDGSLANGRIQAKQVLVQVKAQNEATTQNSTEAGHKFSEATYLSTGRVLMEKSDCKACHFTDKKSVGPSFRDVAKRYKGDANAVASLSNKIIKGGGGIWGDAAMTAHPQLGLPDAGEIVKYILTLSDKKVASPSLPTQGTYTPDKNEKDDLVLQASYKDKGANGLPPQTNEQVLVLRNPLVALGTSNSQSKGITLFKMGGQPHPLVIVMAPDTYVQFNQLDLTGIRSMAFAVAAPKAQLNAVGGRIEVRMDSPTGQLLGQTDDILPTDSKDPAAMFQPGIVKASITPATGLHNLYFVFKNEKAGKAPLFVPITVQFSN; via the coding sequence ATGAAACGCAATTTCTTTTCTCTACAATCGTATCGAACGGTGGCGGTGCTGTGTATTGGTGCCATTGGCCTATGGGCCTATTCAGCCAGACCCGTCGTTGATCCCGGTGGTTTGCCCGACGAAAATCGATTCACAAAAGTAGTACTGGCCGAAAAGCTAAATGAACCGCTAGAAATGGCAATTTTGCCCGATGAGCGAGTCTTATTTATCGAACGGCATGGCGACGTCCGGCTTTACTCGCCAACGACAAAACAACTCAGGACGATTGCGACCATCCCGGTCAGTACGAAATATAAAGATAAGGAAGGCCATGAAAGTGAGGCAGAAGATGGCCTTCTGGGCATCAACATAGACCCTAATTTTGAGAAGAACCACTGGATTTATCTTTACTACTCCCCCGCTGGTAGCGAATCAAAAAATAGCCTGACCCGTTATGAACTCCGTGGCGATGAGCTAATTCTTTCGTCGAAGAAAGTACTGCTGGATGTCCCCGTACAACGCGAGTCCTGCTGCCATACGGGCGGCTCAATCGATTGGGATCGTAACGGTAATCTTTACCTATCCACTGGCGACAACACCAGCCCCCGCGCGACACTCTACGCTCCTATTGACGAACGACCCGACCGTGGCCCCTGGGATGCGCAAAAATCATCGTCAAATACCAATGATCTGCGTGGCAAAATCCTACGCATTCATCCCGAAGCCGATGGCACCTACACCATTCCGGAAGGAAATCTTTTCCCGAAAGGAACCTCGCAAACCCGCCCGGAAATTTACACGATGGGGCACCGCAATCCATACCGTATTTCGGTAGACAAACGAACCGGCTATGTGTATTGGGGTGATGTTGGGCCTGATGCAGGAACCGATTCTGTGGGCGTTGGTCCAACGGCCGAAGACGAATACAATCAGGCAAAAAAGCCCGGTAACTTTGGCTGGCCTTATTTTGTGGGCGATAATAAGGCCTACAACGATGTCGATTTTGTAACGAACAAGTCAGGTGCCTTATTTGATCCGGCGCATCCGTTCAACGACTCGCCCAACAACACGGGTATGCGTGACCTCCCTCCTGCCCAGCCCGCTCTGATTTCGTATCCGGCAACCGATAGTAAGAAGTTTCCGATCATGGGCAGTGGCGGGCGCAGTGCGATGGCCGGGCCGGTCTATTATAAAGACGACTTCAAAAATGCGAAACGGCCTTTCCCGGATTACTACAATGGTAAAGTTTTCCTGTTTGAATGGATGCGCGACATGATTCTGGCAGTTAGTTTCAACGAGAAAGGCGGCATGGATAAAATCGAGCGATTTCTGCCCAACATGCCGTTTAGTCACCCGATCGATATGGCCTTTGGTCCAAATGGCGATCTGTACGTTCTGGAGTATGGTACAGGCTGGTTTCTCAAAAATGACGACTCGCGGTTGGTGAAAATTGAATTTAATGCCGGAAATCGCAAGCCGAATGTGCAGGTAGCAGCCAATCTGAAAGCAGGGTCGGTTCCGTTGAAAGTAAATTTATCGGCCGAAGGCACGAAAGATTTTGACGGCGACGCATTGACATATCAGTGGAAAATTGTCAGTCGGGCCGGTGGTCAGCCAACGGTTCTGAACGAACCAAATCCAACGTTTACCTTTCAGAAGCCAGGCCAGTATAAAGCTATATTGACCGTTACAGATGCACATGGACTGAAAGATTCCCGCGAGATCGACATCATGGCGGGCAACCAGCCTCCCCAGGTAGCGCTGAATCTCGTTAAGGGCAACAAGAGCTTTTACTTTCCCGGTCAGCCCATTGCTTATCAGGTGAACGTAACGGATAAAGAAGATGGAAGCCTGGCCAATGGCCGTATCCAGGCTAAGCAAGTCCTGGTACAAGTGAAAGCCCAGAATGAAGCGACCACCCAGAATTCAACCGAAGCGGGCCATAAATTCTCGGAAGCTACGTACTTGTCTACAGGGCGGGTGCTGATGGAAAAGAGCGATTGCAAAGCGTGTCACTTTACGGATAAAAAATCAGTAGGGCCGTCATTTAGGGACGTTGCCAAACGATACAAAGGCGATGCCAATGCAGTAGCCAGCCTGTCGAACAAAATTATCAAAGGCGGTGGTGGTATCTGGGGCGATGCAGCCATGACCGCACACCCTCAATTGGGCTTACCCGACGCTGGTGAGATTGTCAAGTATATCCTTACCCTGTCGGATAAGAAAGTGGCCAGTCCGTCGCTGCCAACGCAAGGAACATATACGCCTGACAAAAATGAGAAAGACGATTTGGTTTTACAGGCCTCCTATAAAGATAAAGGGGCAAACGGCCTGCCTCCTCAAACAAACGAGCAGGTATTGGTACTGCGAAATCCGCTGGTAGCCCTCGGAACAAGCAACAGCCAGTCAAAAGGGATTACCTTATTCAAGATGGGTGGTCAGCCTCATCCGCTGGTGATCGTGATGGCCCCCGATACCTACGTACAATTCAATCAGCTCGATCTGACTGGTATTCGATCGATGGCGTTTGCGGTAGCCGCACCCAAAGCTCAGTTAAACGCGGTTGGTGGGCGCATTGAGGTCCGAATGGACTCGCCCACCGGTCAGCTTCTGGGACAAACGGACGATATTTTACCGACCGATAGCAAAGATCCGGCCGCTATGTTTCAGCCCGGCATTGTGAAGGCATCGATCACCCCTGCCACCGGGCTTCATAACCTCTACTTTGTCTTTAAAAACGAAAAAGCGGGTAAAGCTCCCCTGTTTGTACCCATAACCGTTCAATTTTCTAACTAA
- a CDS encoding NUDIX hydrolase, whose amino-acid sequence MEYKKELQRLIAEFKTNYLSSVSIDLVIFGFHDGQLKVLLLRWKGTDDWCLPGGRILHEENLDEAAYRSLRERTGLSEIFLQQFHTFGDVMRYKNFSKQETLLKLGLPDEAQRELVSRDVSVGYYALVEFAEVTPTPDFFTEECRWWDVDQIPLLLFDHNDMITIALKTLRRQLSYQPIGYKLLPEKFTMPDLQQLYETILGQELDRRNFQKRMLGYNILERLEERKFGGAHKAPYLYRFDKEKYEKALANESLFVG is encoded by the coding sequence ATGGAGTACAAAAAAGAGCTACAGCGGCTGATTGCTGAGTTTAAGACCAACTACCTATCCTCTGTGTCCATTGATTTAGTTATATTTGGTTTTCACGATGGTCAGCTAAAAGTTCTGCTTCTTCGCTGGAAAGGGACTGATGACTGGTGTTTGCCGGGTGGGCGAATTTTACATGAAGAAAATCTGGATGAGGCCGCGTACCGAAGCCTGCGCGAGCGAACGGGGTTGAGTGAGATTTTTCTTCAACAATTCCACACCTTTGGCGATGTCATGCGCTATAAAAATTTTAGCAAGCAGGAAACATTGCTTAAGCTGGGGTTGCCTGATGAAGCACAGCGGGAACTGGTTTCGAGAGATGTTTCGGTTGGTTATTACGCACTGGTCGAGTTTGCCGAAGTGACACCAACACCCGATTTTTTTACAGAAGAGTGTCGATGGTGGGACGTGGATCAGATTCCGCTGCTCTTATTTGATCATAATGATATGATTACCATAGCGTTAAAGACACTTCGGCGGCAGCTTAGCTATCAGCCGATCGGTTATAAATTGTTGCCTGAGAAGTTCACAATGCCTGATTTACAACAGCTTTACGAAACCATACTAGGCCAGGAGCTTGACCGTCGAAATTTTCAGAAGCGGATGCTGGGCTATAACATTCTGGAGCGGCTGGAGGAACGGAAATTTGGGGGAGCTCACAAGGCGCCCTATTTATATCGATTTGATAAAGAGAAGTATGAAAAAGCATTGGCCAATGAAAGCCTGTTTGTGGGCTAA
- a CDS encoding ABC transporter substrate-binding protein has product MNTKIRLALDRTPNTNHTGFYVALANGSYQKAGLDVEFISPDQDEYQLMPARRVAQNRCELAITPSESVISYQTNGNPLVAVATVLARDVSAIVTLRESGIDRPQQLDGKVYASYGARYEEDIIRQLIQNDDGRGQFVAHKSAWSGIWRALLTREVDAAWFWLTWEGVRADIEGIDINQFLFDDYGIPYGYNPVLTAHRTWIDQNPDILRRFLEATGAGFRFAVRKPDEAARMLVKTAGHASLADRNFVEQSQRLASCYYLDGEGNWGFMHRSVWASFANWMIRNHMLIDREGELIQQMNADSLFTNEYLENVSVPIRL; this is encoded by the coding sequence ATGAATACAAAAATTCGTTTGGCGCTTGATCGGACGCCTAACACTAACCACACCGGATTTTACGTCGCTCTGGCGAACGGATCTTACCAGAAAGCCGGTCTTGATGTAGAATTCATCTCTCCTGATCAGGATGAATATCAACTGATGCCAGCCCGGCGGGTGGCTCAGAATAGGTGCGAACTGGCTATTACGCCTTCAGAAAGCGTTATTAGTTATCAAACGAACGGTAATCCGTTAGTGGCAGTTGCCACGGTGCTTGCTCGTGATGTCAGCGCAATTGTGACGCTTCGGGAAAGTGGAATCGACCGGCCGCAGCAGTTAGATGGAAAAGTATATGCTTCGTATGGCGCTCGGTATGAGGAAGATATTATCCGGCAGTTGATTCAGAACGACGATGGACGTGGGCAGTTCGTTGCCCATAAATCAGCGTGGTCGGGAATCTGGCGTGCCTTGTTGACGCGTGAAGTTGACGCAGCCTGGTTTTGGTTAACGTGGGAAGGCGTTCGGGCCGACATCGAAGGCATCGACATCAATCAATTTCTGTTTGATGATTATGGAATACCTTACGGCTATAATCCGGTGCTGACAGCGCATCGAACCTGGATTGATCAAAATCCTGATATTTTACGACGATTTCTGGAAGCAACAGGGGCTGGATTTCGGTTTGCCGTCAGGAAGCCTGATGAAGCAGCTCGTATGCTGGTCAAAACGGCCGGACATGCCTCATTAGCCGATCGTAATTTTGTTGAGCAAAGCCAGCGTTTAGCATCATGTTACTACCTGGATGGTGAAGGTAATTGGGGCTTTATGCACCGAAGTGTTTGGGCATCGTTTGCCAACTGGATGATTCGCAATCACATGCTGATCGATCGCGAAGGCGAACTAATCCAGCAAATGAATGCTGATTCGCTGTTTACAAACGAATATCTGGAAAACGTGTCGGTGCCAATTCGATTATAA
- the moaA gene encoding GTP 3',8-cyclase MoaA — protein MIYDNHNRPISYLRLAVTDRCNLRCFYCMPEEGIKYLPKHQLLTYEEMERIVLVLARLGVQKVRITGGEPFVRAGLMDFLRRLAEIDGLKDISLTTNGVLTAPHVADLVALGVCSVNLSLDTLDRERFRQITRRDELPAVLKTLDALLDAGIQTKINAVVMDGQNTQDLIPLTDLTRTLPVDVRFIEEMPFNGEGSHYPVLHWTHRRIIDEIRTYYPNLQKIPDPLFSTSANYQIPGHQGTIGVIAAFSRTFCGTCNRIRLTAQGTLKTCLYDNGVLDVRALIRSGASDDELTSAFLRAFAHRPANGFEAEQSRDTVTESMSTIGG, from the coding sequence ATGATCTACGACAACCACAATCGCCCCATCTCCTACCTTCGGCTGGCCGTGACAGACCGCTGTAATTTGCGTTGCTTTTACTGCATGCCCGAAGAAGGGATCAAATATCTCCCTAAGCATCAGTTGCTTACGTATGAAGAAATGGAGCGAATCGTGCTGGTTCTGGCCAGGCTGGGCGTTCAGAAAGTGCGGATTACGGGAGGAGAGCCTTTCGTAAGGGCCGGTCTGATGGATTTTTTGCGTCGGCTCGCTGAAATCGACGGTCTCAAGGATATTTCGCTCACAACGAATGGCGTATTGACAGCACCGCATGTAGCTGACCTGGTTGCTCTTGGAGTTTGCTCCGTCAACTTAAGCCTGGATACACTCGACCGCGAACGGTTCCGGCAAATTACCCGGCGCGATGAATTGCCTGCTGTGCTGAAAACACTGGATGCGCTGCTGGATGCCGGTATCCAGACAAAAATCAATGCCGTTGTAATGGATGGGCAGAATACCCAGGATCTGATTCCACTGACCGACCTGACCCGGACACTACCCGTCGATGTGCGGTTTATTGAAGAGATGCCCTTTAATGGCGAGGGTAGTCATTACCCGGTTTTACACTGGACACACCGGCGTATTATCGACGAAATCCGGACTTATTACCCCAATCTGCAAAAAATACCAGATCCGCTGTTTTCCACATCGGCAAATTACCAGATTCCAGGCCATCAGGGAACAATAGGTGTTATTGCTGCCTTCAGCCGTACCTTTTGTGGCACTTGCAACCGCATTCGTCTGACAGCGCAGGGTACGCTTAAAACCTGCCTGTATGACAACGGCGTACTGGATGTTCGTGCATTGATCCGATCGGGTGCATCGGATGATGAACTGACCAGTGCGTTTCTTCGGGCGTTTGCTCATCGTCCGGCCAACGGTTTTGAAGCCGAACAAAGCCGGGATACCGTTACGGAATCCATGTCGACAATTGGTGGCTGA